ATAAAAAGTGTATCTGTTTAAAAAGGAGTTAATTGTATGAGTAATTATGGTGCAGATAATATAAAAGTTTTAAAAGGTCTCGAAGCTGTTCGAAAAAGACCAGGGATGTATATCGGTGATACGAATATCAATGGATTACATCACCTTATTTATGAAGTCGTTGATAACTCTATTGATGAATCCATGGCAGGATATTGTGATACGATTAATGTCGAGATTACCAATTATGGCTCAGCTATCATTTCTGATAATGGTAGGGGTATTCCTGTGGAGATGCATCCGACAGAAAAAATATCTGCCGCAACTGTTGTTTTAACCGTCTTGCATGCAGGGGGTAAATTTGACAAAGATACCTATAAAGTCAGTGGGGGACTTCATGGTGTGGGTGTTTCGGTTGTTAATGCACTCTCCTCAAAACTGATTGCAACCATTTGTAGAGATGGCAAAGAGTATCGACAAGAATTTGCTACGGGTATTCCTCAAAATAGTTTAGAAGTGGTTAAAAACACAAGAAAACGAGGAACAACCATAGAATTTTGGCCAGATCCTGATATCTTTGAAACGACCGATTTTGTTTATGAAACTTTGGCAAAACGATTTAAAGAGATTGCGTATCTTAATCCTAAAATAAAAATACAATTTAAAGACAATCGAGATGGTAAAAATGAAACCTTTCATTTTGAAGGGGGTATTAAACAATTTGTAGAAGATCTCAATAAAAAAGATCAAATATCTGCTCCATTTTATTTTAACAATACCACAGATGATGTTGAAGTCGATATCTCACTCTTATATAATACGGGTTATACTGAAACCCTACTCTCTTTTGTTAATAATATCAAAACTCCAGAAGGCGGAACTCATGAGAGTGGTTTTCGTGCGGGACTCACACGGGCGATTGTTAATTATATCAATGCCAATGCTAATGTGAGAGAAAAAGATATCAAAATTACCGGAGATGATGTTCGTGAGGGATTGATTGCTGTGGTGAGTGTCAAAGTACCAGAGCCTCAATTTGAAGGACAAACCAAAGGAAAATTAGGAAATACCTATGTGAAACCAATTGTTCAAAAAATGACTTTTGAAAATTTGGTGAAATATTTTGAAGAAAATCCAATTGAAGCCAAAGCTGTCATGGACAAAGCATTGTCAGCTGCTAGAGGAAGAGAAGCGGCTAAAAAAGCACGGGATTTAACGCGTCGAAAAGACTCTATGAATATCGGAACACTTCCGGGTAAATTGGCAGATTGTCAAAGTAAAGATGCGACGATTAGTGAATTGTATCTTGTCGAAGGGGATAGTGCTGGCGGTAGTGCTAAACAAGGACGAGATCGTGTTTTTCAAGCGATTTTACCACTCAAAGGTAAGATTTTAAATGTTGAAAAAAGTAGATTGGATAAAATTTTAAAATCAGATGAAATTAAGAACATGATTACCGCACTAGGATGTGGTATCGGTGAAGAATTCAATGAAGAAAAACTCCGCTATCACAAACTCATTATCATGACCGATGCGGATGTGGATGGTAGTCATATTCAAACGCTATTATTGACATTTTTATTCAGATTTTTAAAACCGGTTGTTGAAAAAGGTTATGTTTATTTAGCGCAACCACCATTGTATCGATATAAAAAAGGTAAAAAAGAGATTTATCTCAAAGATGATGCAGAACTCAATGCGCTGTTGATTTCAAGTGGAATCGAGAGTGTTCATTTTGAAGGTATTGGCACGAATGATTTGATTGATTATTTCAAAATTATTGCCGCATATCGAAACATACTCAAAGAGTTGGAAAAACGCTATTCTGTTATTGAAGTGATTCGATTTTTGATTGAAAATCCTGATATTATTTCATTAGACAATCAGGCCATGTATGTAAAAATAGAAGCATTTATTACGAGTATTGGTTATAATATTTTGAATAAAATCATTGATGAAGAGACCATCCATCTCTATATTCAAACCAAAGATGGATTGGAAGAGTTACTTTTAAATGATGATTTTTTTACAAATCCACTCTATGAAGAAGCGCTTTATATTCAAACAAAGATTAAAGAAAAAGAATTGAATCTTGAAGGACAAGATCCGGTTGATGTCTTAAATAATATTGAAAAATTTGCTAAAAAAGGTGCTTATATTCAACGTTACAAAGGTTTAGGTGAAATGAATCCTGAACAACTTTGGGAAACAACGATGAATCCAGAAAACCGAAGATTGTTGAAAGTAAATATTGAAGATATGGAACTTGCAAGCGACACTTTTACACTCTTTATGGGAGATGAAGTGGAACCTAGACGAAAATATATTCAAGATCATGCGAAAGATGTCAAACATCTGGATGTTTAATGTTATATTCTGAATCAAAAGAGAGAGGAAATCGATTTGCTATTGCTTTAAAAATCACATTTCCTTTCTTGATTTTGATTTTATATATTATCCTTACTTTACAATTTATAAATAATATCATGATGCTGGTATTATTGACATTTTTAGTGCCCATTTATACGTATTATATTTTTTATCTGATTTATAATGGATTTAAAACAACGCTTATCGATCAGACAACGAAGACCTTTAATCGAAAAGAGATTATCTCACTCATAGAAAAAGAGATTCATCGAAAAAAAAAATCGACGATTATTCTCATTTCTTTAGAAAATATTTTTGATATCAATGAGCGATACGGTGTGGCCAATACTGATAGTATTCTCTCAAATTTTGCAACACGACTGAACCAATTTTTAGAAAATTATAATTTTAAAAAGACACCAATCGGTCGATATGGCGGTGGAAATTTTTTATTGATTGTGAGACACAATAAAAAAGAGCTAAAACATTTTTTGATGATGTTTTCAAAAGAACTGAAGAATGTCGGTATTAAAGATATTGAAGTAAAAATTGTTTTTTCTTTGATTGATTCACATTATGATACAAAAATAGAAAATATTATTAAAAAACTTTTTTCTCTCATTGATGAAGAGAAAGAAGAGGATTTAAAAATACCCAATATTAAACCCAATGAGTTTGAAAATATTATATTTAATGCTATTAAAAGTGAAAAATTCTTTTTAAAATATCAACCGAGTATCAATCTTCAAAATCAAAAAATAGAAATTTATGAAGTTTCTGCCAAAATTTATTCAAAAGATTATGGATTATTGTCCACGCAACAAGCAAAGAAAGCAATCAGTTTTGGGGGATTTGAAAAAATATTTGATAAGAAGATTTTACACTATTTTGTTAATGAAATCAAAGATTTTCATGTCAAAGATGTCCTTTTTAGTTTAAATATTTCTCCTGTATCATTACGAGATAATGATTTTAGAATCTATCTTAAGGATTTATTATATGATCAAAAAATAGATCCCAAATCTATCATTTTAAATATTAATGAAAAAAATACTTATGAGGATATCAAACGATTTAATGAAATTTTGTTACAATATAAAAAATCAGGTTTTTTGATTGCACTTGATCATTTTGGTGGCAACAATTGTTCTATTGAATATCTCAAAAATTTACCGATTGATATCGTGAAGTTTGATATTGAGTATACTAAATATATAGACAATATAACCTACAAAATGATTTTAAAAAATTTGTTAGAATTGTGCGAACAATTAGATATAAAGACGATGATAAAATTCATAGATCGAGAAGATTTATATCATAATTTTGCAGCAATGAATCCAACATATATCGAGGGATTTTATGTTTCAAAACCTAAAAACCTGAATCAAATTATAGAAAAAAGAGGTATCAATGATGAAATACGGTGAAAAAGAGATTAAAGAGTTTGATGTTGAAAAAGATTTAGAAATATGGCCCAATAAAAACAAAAAAAATTATGTGATTAAATTAACATTACCAGAGTTTGTCTGTCTGTGCCCACGAAGTGGTTATCCAGATTTTGCGACGATTTATGTCGAATATATTCCACAAGATTATGTGGTGGAACTCAAAGCAATCAAGTTATATATTAACAGCTTCATGACACGAAATATTTCTCATGAAGACAGTGCCAATGAAATTTATGATACTTTGTATTCAAAACTCCAACCAAAATGGCTTAAAGTCTTTGCTGATTTTAATCCAAGAGGTAATGTCCATACGACGATTGAAATCGATTCGGACACTGTTAAAAAAGGATAGTTTATGATAAGTCCGGAACTGGTAGAGCACCTTTTCGCCGCCGCTTCAATACAACGATGGAATGATTATCCTAGGATGGTTAATTTAGTTGAGTTGGATAAACAAGCGCACAAATTTATTATCGCTTACATGATGGCCAATATCGAAGAAGATATTAACAAAGTCCATCTAATAGAAGCAGGAATTTTTGAATTTTTACGGCGTGTGGTGGTCACAGATATCAGACCGGATGTTTTTAGAAAAGCACTCCAACTCAAAGAAAAAGAGATCAACGCGTGGATCCTTTCAAAACTTTCAAATTCGCTTATTGATATTGAAAATGGTGAATTTCTCAAAAGATTTGAACGTTATCTTGATGACCCTATGATGTATAAAAAAGAGCGGTTTTTACTCAAGGCAGCGTCATATTTATCAACAAAATGGGAATTTTCTATCGTTTATCAAACCAGTCAATTTCTCAGTGGTATCGAAAAAGTCAAAGAAGCGGTGGAAGAAGAGATTGAGGATTATTATGAATTGGTAAGTGTGAGAAAAATCTCTTTGAATAAAAAAATTTCCAAAATTATCGATCTTAGCGGTCGACTCAGATTTCAAAAAAGATGGGCACAGACGCCTCGTGTTCCCGAAACTTCTGTCTTAGGGCATATGCTGATTGTCGCAACGCTGAGTTATTTTTATTCGTTGCATATTGGGGCCTGTGATAAAAGAATCGAAAACAATTTTTTCTGCGCACTCTTTCATGATCTCCCCGAAGCACTCACTCGCGATATTATCTCCCCGGTAAAATATTCTGTTAATGGCTTGGATGATATTATTAGTGAATACGAAATCAAAGTGATGGAAGATGAAATATTTCCGTATATTCCTTCAAAATTTTTAAAAGAGTTCCAATATGTATTGGGTTTGTATGATGGCAAAAAAAATGAATTTTTAGATAAAATCATACAAGAAGGAGAGATTCAAGTCGTTGAAGACCTCAAATCCTATAATGAAGATCAATATTCGCCTATCGATGGCAAAGCGCTTAAAAATTGTGATAGGATTTCTGCTTTTATAGAAGCAACGCTCTCAATATCACATGGGGTCAAGTCAAAAGAGTTGACACAAGGTAAAGAGTATATTGCCAAAAAACTACAAGAAAATCTTCGTGAAGGTGATGTTGATTTTTATCATTTAGCAAAAGAGATAGAAATATTTTTGGAGAGTTAATCAAAAGAAAAACCCTCTTTCAGATTACTGCGGCACACATCTAAAAAAAGTGCTCTGCTGCGTTCCCGCCCTGAAGCATTGCTCTTAGTAAATATTGCACAGGTCTAAAAGAGAGCGGATAGTATTATATCTAAACATACTTAAAATAATTTTTAAAGGTTTGAGAGTGTATAATTCGCAAAAAAAGGCAAAAACGGTATGATTGATAGTGAAATTTTTTATCTTTTTTCCATTATTTCTATCGGTTATATATTGGGAAATATCAAGATAAGAGGGTTTTCGCTTGATATTACCGCGATGCTCTTAGTTGCCTTGATTGCCGGTCATTTTGGGATGGTGATTTCTGATAATTTTAAATTATTTGGATTGGCTATCTTTATCTATGCCGTGGGACTTCAATCTGGTCCTGGATTTTTTGAAACCATCAAACAAGATGGTTTAAAATTAAATATTTTAGCGTTTTGTCTTCTTTTGTGTATCTTTTTGACGATTTTTGCCTTAGGCAACTATTTTCATCTTGACCGTGCGGTGATTGATGGAATTTTTACAGGTTCACTGACCAGTGTGCCATCTCTTGCTGCGGCTATTGAAGTGAAAAATGATCCGGTTATTTCAGTCATCTTTGGGCTTGTTTATCCTTTTGGGATTGTTGCTACCATACTTTTTATCAGAATTTTGCCTATTATTTTTCGTGTTAATTTAGCCAAAGAATTAGAAAATTACGAATCTTTACAAAAACAAAAATACCCACAAATCTTAACCAAAAATTTTAAAATCAATAATATCAATCTCAAAGAAAAACCAATCAAAAAGGCGCAAGTAGAGAGTTTAACGAAAACTTTGATTGAGCGTGTTGAAGCGGTTGATAAGTGTGATTTAGATGAAAAAAATAGCGTTTTTTTGCATTACAATGATATCATCAGAGTCTCAGGTACCCAAGAACAACTCGAAACGCTTAGTGTTATGTTAGGTACAGAAATGGGTGAGGCGTATAAATTTCATGATGATATGAAAGTGTACCGATTGTTACTCACGTCCAAAGATTTGGTTGGTAAAAAAATAGCGAGTATTAAAGAGTTAAAATCGCTGCGTGCGATTATCACCAAGGTAAGAAGAGCCGGCATTGATATTGCGCCACATCCGACATTATCGCTGATGTTAGGGGATAAACTCTATGTCGTTGCCCCTCAAAAGTATGGTGAGCGTGTGACTAAAATCGTGGGAAATGATCTTTTGACCTATCCTGCTGCTGATTTTTTGCCGATTTCCTTAGGTATCGTATTTGGCATTCTCTTGGGCAATATTCCTCTATCTTTGCCGATGATTGGCGATGTCAGACTCAGTTTTGTCGGGGGTATTTTAATTACGGCATTAATTTTAGGTAGATTTGGGCGCGTGGGACCCATTGTGTGGCAACTCTCTCCTCATTCTAATACGCTCATGAAGACGCTGGGACAGCTTATTTTTATGGCCTCAATTGGGACAAATGCAGGGCAATTTCTCACAAAATCTTTGTCTGAAAATGGATTATTACCAGTTTATATTGCAATCTTTGCATTAATATTTTCACTTTTTTTGATGGCGTTTATCTGTCGTATCTTTTTTAAGATGAATTTTTTAAATATTATGGGATTGCTCTCAGGCGGTATGACATCAACACCGACTTTGACGATGTCTAATAATATTACAAAATCAGATTATCCCTCTATCTCTTATGCCGCGGTTTATCCGATGGCTTTGGTTTTATCGATTGTATTGGCGCAACTTTTATTAAAATTCATATAGATAGATGGGTATCATGATAGACAATGAAAGGTTGTGTTTGAGATGAAAATGAGAAGAATTTCTTACAAGACAACACTTGAAAATTATATCCTCAATCTAGAATTATCAAAGTTGGCCAATATTTCATCAAATGCTTATCGGTTTTGGAAAAATGTTCGGGTGAGCAAGTATGATTCTTGTCGGATTGTTTTTATTGATAAACGCACCCTACCTGAAAAATACCAACCTTTTGTGAAGCAATGTACGAATTTAGATGGCTATGTTCAATCGCAAGCTTTTTGTAAATTTACCGGTCTGGCTCCCTCGCATCTGATTGAGAGTAATCACTCAAAAATCTATGATATTTTGGAAATCAAACAAATTGGAATCGTCAAATTGGTGAATCTTAGAAAATTTTACGATGATTTTGACTTGGATTATGATTATCATCTTTATATTGAAAAGTGTCAATATTTTGGTCCGGAGCCTTTTGAGAAAAAAATCCGATTGAGCGAAGACATTTGTCTGGGATATTATTGAAAAAATGCGTGATAAAGGCTACTGATGAGTAATGCCAATATAAAAGTCAGTCCAATCGCCAAGCGCATATAAAAGGTTCGATATTGTTTTTTCATGCTATAATTATACCAAAATAATATTAACTATTTGCAAAAAATTAGCAATTGTGATATAGTTCTAACAATAATATTAAAAAGGCTCTACTATGTCACATATAGAACTATTAAAAACACATGAACTAAAAGCAACACCACAGCGGTTATGTATTTTGAATACTTTAGAAGAGTGTGGTCATGCAACTCTTGAAGAAATACAGCAAATCATCAACGAAAAATTTCCAACACTATCACTCTCTACGATTTATAGAAATATCAATGATATGATTCAAAAAGAGATTGTGAGTGAAGTGAAAATTTCTAATAAAAAAGATTATTTTGAGATTGCAAAAGAAAATCACGTCCATCTTGTCTGTGATGAATGCGGACGGATTGAAGATTTTAAAATTGAAGCTGATGATTTAATCGACCAAGTTGAAAAACGCTCTCAAAGTAAAGTATTAAGTGAAATATTGACATTTCATGTCATTTGTAAAGATTGCTTAAAAAAAATGAGAAAGTAGTTCATACTTTCTCATTATATTCTTCATTTAAATAATACCGACAAGTTTTGCTACGATGTAACTCACAGTGAGTGAGGTACCCACACCGATGAAACCAGGGATTATAAAGCTATGATTGATGACAAATTTCCCGATTCTCGTCGTTCCAGATCTATCAAAATTGATAGCCGCAAGGTCACTTGGATAAGTTGGCAAGATAAAATAACCATAACAAGAGGCTGCAAATGCGACTACGAGTCCTGGTTGGACACCGATACTAAGCGCGATTGGAACCATGGCGGCTAGTGTTGCCCCTTGTGAATTGATGAGCTTGGAGACAAACATAAAGATGATAGCATAAGCCCAAGGATATATTTGTAAGATTGAACCCAATGTTGATTTGACCTCACCAATATGAGCACCAAACATTGTTTTCGTCATCCAAGCGATACCAAATACCGCGACTAATGCAACCATTCCTGATTTAAACACTTCATTGTTAGCGACTGCTTTGGCTTTAACACCCCCGACGATATAGATAATCGCACCGGCAAAGAGCATAAACATTTGTATCACCAGTACCATAGACAACGGTTTACCTTTGACGATAGGTCTGAGTTCAGGAATAGCACCTAGTAATGCGACCACTGCGATAGCACCCAAAAATAGCCACATAGATGCCCATTGTTTTGTTGGCAATGTCATACCTTGGAGTGTTTTGTTTTCGCCATAAACATATTTTTTCATTTCAGGATCTTTAATCATATCTTGAAATTCTGCATCATCTTTTAAATCTTTACCCCGATACATACTCCAAAGTCCCATAACCAATACCCCTACAAGTGTTCCTGGGATGGTGATAGAAAGCAGTCCAATCAAATCAACTTCTTGACCATTGAGCATGACATGACCTGAAAGCATCGCTATCAAAGAGACAACAGCAACAGATACCGGCGAGATGATAATCCCCATTTGTGCCGCAACCGTACTTGCCGCCAATGGTCGCTCAGGTCTAATTCCTGTTTTAATAGAAATATCATAGATAATAGGAAGCATCGTATAGACCACATGTCCCGTTCCACATAGAAAGGTCAATGTTGTGGTTGAAAGCGGTGCTAAAATTGTGATGTATTTTGGATGTTTTCTTAATATCTTCTCTGCAACCTGCAACATACAATCTAATCCACCTGAGGCTTGAAGGGTGGCTCCTGCAATGATAACAGATAGCATAACCAACATAACAGCAACAGGAGGGCTACCTGGTGTGAGACCAAATCCGAAGACTAACACGACAACGCCAAGGCCACCAAATAGACCCAAGGCGATGCCTCCCTTCCTTGCAGCATAAAATAATACTGCCAAAACAACTAAAAGCTGGATAAAAAATTCCATTTGATGCTCCTTAAATTTTTAATTCTTATGGTGACAGTATAGTATGAGCATCGGGATAAAAATGGGACTTTTTTTAAAAAGGACAATTATTTTTGTATAAATATGGAAAAAAGGAAAGCAAAGAGTGGTTTTTTTGTATTATTTTGTATGGACAATCTTATACCCCATGCCTCCTTGTGATAAGATAGTATTAGCAGGAAGTTTCTTTCTGAGTCTTTTGATGAGCGCTCTTATATTTTCAGTTGTGGTTAAATCACCCTCCCATACATGAAGTTCAATGGCCTCAAAGGTGACAATTTTATCGATATTTTTAGCAAAAAGATTCAGCAATAAAATCTCTTTTTTTGACAATTTTATCACGTTATCATGATGGTCTTTTAATTGCTCATGTTTGATATGAAAACAGTACCCCTCTGGTAAGTAAAGATGACACTCTTGGGCTTTGCAGAGTTTATCCAATTTGATTTCGAGTTCATAGATAAAAAAAGGTTTTTTGAGATATTCATCGCATCCTTTAGAATAGGCATCTTGTATCGTTTCTAGTTCAACATTGGCACTGATAATGATGGCAGGAGTCTCTTTATCCATGAGGCGGAGTTCTTTTAAAAAGGTCAATCCATTGATGCCGGGGACATTGATATCGAGGATAAAACAATCATACCCATTATCAATATTTTCTAAGGCGGTTTTTCCATTTTCAAATAATTCTACATGATAGTTTTTTTGTTCCAATGCCTCTGATACTAGCATCGAGAGTCTTTTATTGTCTTCCAAAAGTAAAATTTTCATTTTTTATCTTCCTTTATGGTACTTGGAGCCAATTGGATTAAAATATGCGCTCCCTCATTGCATGGTATTGCATCAATATGACCATGCATTTTCTCTTCGATGATTAATTTGGCCATGTACAATCCAAAACCATCACCATCTTCTTTGCTCGTGAAAAAAGGCTCAAATATGGAAGAGAGTAGCGATGTTTCGATGCCTCCACCGTTATCTTTAATACTGATGAATATCTGCTCTTTTTTATAAACTTCTATCATGATACGTGCA
This genomic window from Sulfurospirillum sp. 1612 contains:
- the gyrB gene encoding DNA topoisomerase (ATP-hydrolyzing) subunit B encodes the protein MSNYGADNIKVLKGLEAVRKRPGMYIGDTNINGLHHLIYEVVDNSIDESMAGYCDTINVEITNYGSAIISDNGRGIPVEMHPTEKISAATVVLTVLHAGGKFDKDTYKVSGGLHGVGVSVVNALSSKLIATICRDGKEYRQEFATGIPQNSLEVVKNTRKRGTTIEFWPDPDIFETTDFVYETLAKRFKEIAYLNPKIKIQFKDNRDGKNETFHFEGGIKQFVEDLNKKDQISAPFYFNNTTDDVEVDISLLYNTGYTETLLSFVNNIKTPEGGTHESGFRAGLTRAIVNYINANANVREKDIKITGDDVREGLIAVVSVKVPEPQFEGQTKGKLGNTYVKPIVQKMTFENLVKYFEENPIEAKAVMDKALSAARGREAAKKARDLTRRKDSMNIGTLPGKLADCQSKDATISELYLVEGDSAGGSAKQGRDRVFQAILPLKGKILNVEKSRLDKILKSDEIKNMITALGCGIGEEFNEEKLRYHKLIIMTDADVDGSHIQTLLLTFLFRFLKPVVEKGYVYLAQPPLYRYKKGKKEIYLKDDAELNALLISSGIESVHFEGIGTNDLIDYFKIIAAYRNILKELEKRYSVIEVIRFLIENPDIISLDNQAMYVKIEAFITSIGYNILNKIIDEETIHLYIQTKDGLEELLLNDDFFTNPLYEEALYIQTKIKEKELNLEGQDPVDVLNNIEKFAKKGAYIQRYKGLGEMNPEQLWETTMNPENRRLLKVNIEDMELASDTFTLFMGDEVEPRRKYIQDHAKDVKHLDV
- a CDS encoding bifunctional diguanylate cyclase/phosphodiesterase — encoded protein: MLYSESKERGNRFAIALKITFPFLILILYIILTLQFINNIMMLVLLTFLVPIYTYYIFYLIYNGFKTTLIDQTTKTFNRKEIISLIEKEIHRKKKSTIILISLENIFDINERYGVANTDSILSNFATRLNQFLENYNFKKTPIGRYGGGNFLLIVRHNKKELKHFLMMFSKELKNVGIKDIEVKIVFSLIDSHYDTKIENIIKKLFSLIDEEKEEDLKIPNIKPNEFENIIFNAIKSEKFFLKYQPSINLQNQKIEIYEVSAKIYSKDYGLLSTQQAKKAISFGGFEKIFDKKILHYFVNEIKDFHVKDVLFSLNISPVSLRDNDFRIYLKDLLYDQKIDPKSIILNINEKNTYEDIKRFNEILLQYKKSGFLIALDHFGGNNCSIEYLKNLPIDIVKFDIEYTKYIDNITYKMILKNLLELCEQLDIKTMIKFIDREDLYHNFAAMNPTYIEGFYVSKPKNLNQIIEKRGINDEIR
- the queF gene encoding preQ(1) synthase — translated: MMKYGEKEIKEFDVEKDLEIWPNKNKKNYVIKLTLPEFVCLCPRSGYPDFATIYVEYIPQDYVVELKAIKLYINSFMTRNISHEDSANEIYDTLYSKLQPKWLKVFADFNPRGNVHTTIEIDSDTVKKG
- a CDS encoding HD domain-containing protein; its protein translation is MISPELVEHLFAAASIQRWNDYPRMVNLVELDKQAHKFIIAYMMANIEEDINKVHLIEAGIFEFLRRVVVTDIRPDVFRKALQLKEKEINAWILSKLSNSLIDIENGEFLKRFERYLDDPMMYKKERFLLKAASYLSTKWEFSIVYQTSQFLSGIEKVKEAVEEEIEDYYELVSVRKISLNKKISKIIDLSGRLRFQKRWAQTPRVPETSVLGHMLIVATLSYFYSLHIGACDKRIENNFFCALFHDLPEALTRDIISPVKYSVNGLDDIISEYEIKVMEDEIFPYIPSKFLKEFQYVLGLYDGKKNEFLDKIIQEGEIQVVEDLKSYNEDQYSPIDGKALKNCDRISAFIEATLSISHGVKSKELTQGKEYIAKKLQENLREGDVDFYHLAKEIEIFLES
- a CDS encoding aspartate:alanine exchanger family transporter; translated protein: MIDSEIFYLFSIISIGYILGNIKIRGFSLDITAMLLVALIAGHFGMVISDNFKLFGLAIFIYAVGLQSGPGFFETIKQDGLKLNILAFCLLLCIFLTIFALGNYFHLDRAVIDGIFTGSLTSVPSLAAAIEVKNDPVISVIFGLVYPFGIVATILFIRILPIIFRVNLAKELENYESLQKQKYPQILTKNFKINNINLKEKPIKKAQVESLTKTLIERVEAVDKCDLDEKNSVFLHYNDIIRVSGTQEQLETLSVMLGTEMGEAYKFHDDMKVYRLLLTSKDLVGKKIASIKELKSLRAIITKVRRAGIDIAPHPTLSLMLGDKLYVVAPQKYGERVTKIVGNDLLTYPAADFLPISLGIVFGILLGNIPLSLPMIGDVRLSFVGGILITALILGRFGRVGPIVWQLSPHSNTLMKTLGQLIFMASIGTNAGQFLTKSLSENGLLPVYIAIFALIFSLFLMAFICRIFFKMNFLNIMGLLSGGMTSTPTLTMSNNITKSDYPSISYAAVYPMALVLSIVLAQLLLKFI
- a CDS encoding cysteine permease, whose protein sequence is MKMRRISYKTTLENYILNLELSKLANISSNAYRFWKNVRVSKYDSCRIVFIDKRTLPEKYQPFVKQCTNLDGYVQSQAFCKFTGLAPSHLIESNHSKIYDILEIKQIGIVKLVNLRKFYDDFDLDYDYHLYIEKCQYFGPEPFEKKIRLSEDICLGYY
- a CDS encoding Fur family transcriptional regulator; this encodes MSHIELLKTHELKATPQRLCILNTLEECGHATLEEIQQIINEKFPTLSLSTIYRNINDMIQKEIVSEVKISNKKDYFEIAKENHVHLVCDECGRIEDFKIEADDLIDQVEKRSQSKVLSEILTFHVICKDCLKKMRK
- a CDS encoding anaerobic C4-dicarboxylate transporter, which produces MEFFIQLLVVLAVLFYAARKGGIALGLFGGLGVVVLVFGFGLTPGSPPVAVMLVMLSVIIAGATLQASGGLDCMLQVAEKILRKHPKYITILAPLSTTTLTFLCGTGHVVYTMLPIIYDISIKTGIRPERPLAASTVAAQMGIIISPVSVAVVSLIAMLSGHVMLNGQEVDLIGLLSITIPGTLVGVLVMGLWSMYRGKDLKDDAEFQDMIKDPEMKKYVYGENKTLQGMTLPTKQWASMWLFLGAIAVVALLGAIPELRPIVKGKPLSMVLVIQMFMLFAGAIIYIVGGVKAKAVANNEVFKSGMVALVAVFGIAWMTKTMFGAHIGEVKSTLGSILQIYPWAYAIIFMFVSKLINSQGATLAAMVPIALSIGVQPGLVVAFAASCYGYFILPTYPSDLAAINFDRSGTTRIGKFVINHSFIIPGFIGVGTSLTVSYIVAKLVGII
- a CDS encoding response regulator transcription factor, producing MKILLLEDNKRLSMLVSEALEQKNYHVELFENGKTALENIDNGYDCFILDINVPGINGLTFLKELRLMDKETPAIIISANVELETIQDAYSKGCDEYLKKPFFIYELEIKLDKLCKAQECHLYLPEGYCFHIKHEQLKDHHDNVIKLSKKEILLLNLFAKNIDKIVTFEAIELHVWEGDLTTTENIRALIKRLRKKLPANTILSQGGMGYKIVHTK